In one window of Stigmatopora argus isolate UIUO_Sarg chromosome 19, RoL_Sarg_1.0, whole genome shotgun sequence DNA:
- the LOC144064192 gene encoding adenylate cyclase type 3-like isoform X2 has translation MSNRVCHFDAAQPVAATSEKLYQSYFRRQRRRNVPALLLFAALFNGFVVVTGAAAYGRRQGATLAAAAAGLLADAAFHELYRRRWLPASPVWRGGVPYLLWLTVSLHVLCYAGLRFGPASQAGDAVGWQAFFSFCLFLTLPLKLPALLLLSGISCGIHVLLLGGTVAQRSEDLDGPMLVRQLLANVMLYLCAAAAGAVWYRMSDGKYRTAFLEARQSLEVKLTLEEESTQQEELLLSILPKHIADEMLRGLQDRADPDRRRQPLQFNTMYMYRHEHVSILFADIVGFTQLSSTCSAQELVKLLNELFARFDKLAERHHQLRIKILGDCYYCICGLPDFREDHAACSIAMGLSMVEAISYVREKTKTDVDMRVGVHTGTVLGGVLGQKRWQFDVWSTDVTVANKMESGGIPGRVHISQSTKESLHGEFELEPGNGGERCEYLLDKGIATYLVVVPQKTAPQPRPKESAVLSTGTSRLLIDAAYNGNAASGAPESPSRREGYRSLAEHVINARLQRELRERETQQILKNVIRPVWLSFVDAELEAHFSSEKEKRSAAALGCCALVLLLVTAMEVFIDPLLTVNYVTLAIGEVLLLILSACSAAAFYPRFFSKKLVSFSLWLDRTRWARNTWAAAAIFVITMAVIADMRVSRVPPQLSCVPPRRRAVNGTLAPLGKCAENPKHYGSMAVAALMAAAVLVQVGHLIKLGLMALVVAATGAVNIHGWRDTYDLYDFVHFTSHGTPTVPSKYLMTAMTAVMMLCLYLFSRHSERQSRELFLWKVGVHRQKEKVLEMRRWNEALVANMLPEHVAKHFLGTKKRDEELYSQAYQEAGVMFASIPNFSDFYTEESINNGGIECLRILNEIISDFDALLDKDEFRHITKIKTIGSTYMAASGLAPESHAKVHRVCGGRLGGTAESCEKGVACAQPPAEDWRHLADLADFALAMKVTLDNLNKQSFNNFMLRIGVNKGAVLAGVIGARKPHYDIWGNTVNVASRMESTGVMGNIQVVEDCYHILKDHGFRFVRRGPIFVKGKGELLTFFMKGKGLAKENASHVLSTTTLPRQAVRDISPQDP, from the exons ATGTCCAACCGGGTGTGTCACTTTGACGCGGCGCAGCCCGTCGCCGCCACTTCGGAGAAACTTTACCAGAGCTACTTCCGGCGCCAGAGGCGACGGAACGTTCCGGCGCTGCTGCTGTTCGCCGCCCTCTTCAACGGCTTCGTGGTGGTCACGGGCGCCGCAGCGTACGGCCGGCGCCAGGGGGCCACGCtggcggcggccgccgccggcCTGCTGGCCGACGCCGCCTTCCACGAGCTGTACCGGCGCCGGTGGCTCCCTGCTTCACCGGTGTGGCGGGGGGGCGTCCCGTACCTCCTGTGGCTGACGGTCAGCCTCCACGTGCTGTGCTACGCCGGGCTGCGCTTCGGCCCCGCGTCCCAAGCCGGCGACGCGGTGGGCTGGcaggcttttttctctttctgCCTCTTCTTGACCCTGCCGCTCAAGCTGCCGGCCCTGCTGCTTCTCTCGGGGATCTCCTGCGGGATCCACGTCCTGCTCCTCGGGGGGACCGTGGCCCAGAGGTCGGAGGACTTGGATGGGCCCATGCTGGTCCGCCAG CTCTTGGCCAACGTGATGCTGTACCTGTGCGCCGCCGCGGCCGGAGCGGTGTGGTACCGCATGTCCGACGGGAAGTACCGGACGGCCTTTTTGGAGGCGCGGCAGTCGCTGGAGGTCAAACTCACGCTGGAGGAGGAGAGCACGCAACAG GAGGAGTTGCTGCTGTCCATCTTGCCAAAACACATCGCCGACGAGATGCTGCGGGGCTTGCAGGACCGGGCCGACCCGGACCGACGGCGCCAGCCGCTGCAGTTCAACACCATGTACATGTACCGCCACGAACATGTCAG CATCCTGTTTGCCGACATCGTGGGCTTCACGCAACTGTCGTCCACTTGCAGCGCCCAAGAGCTGGTCAAGCTCCTCAACGAGCTCTTTGCCCGTTTCGACAAGCTGGCCGAG CGACACCATCAACTGCGGATCAAAATCTTGGGCGACTGCTACTACTGCATCTGCGGTCTCCCCGACTTCCGGGAGGACCACGCCGCCTGCTCCATCGCCATGGGACTCTCCATGGTGGAAGCCATCTC TTACGTGCGAGAGAAGACCAAGACGGACGTGGACATGCGAGTGGGCGTCCACACGGGGACCGTGCTGGGCGGAGTCCTGGGACAGAAGCGCTGGCAGTTCGACGTTTGGTCCACCGACGTCACCGTGGCCAATAAAATGGAGTCTGGCGGGATTCCCGG GCGGGTGCATATTTCCCAGAGTACCAAGGAGAGTCTGCACGGGGAGTTTGAACTGGAGCCTGGCAACGGCGGCGAGAGGTGCGAGTACCTTCTGGACAAAGGCATCGCCACGTACTTGGTGGTAGTTCCCCAAAAGACGGCGCCCCAACCGCGTCCAAAG GAGTCGGCCGTTTTGTCCACCGGAACGTCGCGGCTGTTGATCGATGCCGCGTACAACGGAAACGCGGCCTCCGGTGCTCCGGAATCGCCGTCTCGTCGGGAG GGGTACCGTTCGCTGGCGGAACACGTGATCAACGCACGACTCCAGCGGGAGCtccgggagagagagacgcagcAAAT ATTGAAGAACGTCATCCGTCCCGTCTGGCTGAGCTTCGTGGACGCCGAGCTGGAGGCCCACTTCTCCTCGGAGAAGGAGAAGCGGAGCGCGGCGGCCCTGGGCTGCTGCGCCCTCGTGCTGCTCTTGGTCACCGCGATGGAGGTCTTCATCGACCCGCT ACTGACGGTGAACTACGTGACGCTGGCCATCGGGGAAGTCCTCTTACTCATCCTGAGCGCGTGCTCCGCGGCGGCCTTCTACCCGCGG TTTTTCTCCAAGAAGCTGGTATCCTTCTCTCTGTGGCTGGACCGCACGCGCTGGGCCAGAAACACGTGGGCTGCGGCGGCCATCTTTGTGATCACCATGGCCGTGATCGCCGACATG CGGGTGTCCCGTGTTCCCCCCCAGCTGAGCTGCGTCCCGCCTCGTCGGCGGGCAGTCAACGGCACTTTGGCGCCGTTGGGCAAGTGCGCCGAGAACCCCAAGCACTACGGCTCCATGGCCGTGGCGGCGTTGATGGCCGCCGCCGTGCTGGTGCAGGTGGGCCACCTGATCAAGCTGGGCCTGATGGCGCTGGTGGTGGCGGCCACGGGGGCCGTCAACATCCACGGCTGGCGGGACACCTACGATTTGTACGACTTTGTGCACTTTACCTCCCACGG GACACCCACGGTCCCGTCCAAGTACCTGATGACTGCCATGACGGCGGTGATGATGCTCTGCCTCTATCTGTTCTCCCGCCAC TCGGAGCGCCAATCCCGGGAGTTGTTCCTTTGGAAGGTGGGCGTGCACCGACAGAAGGAGAAAGTGCTGGAGATGAGACGCTGGAACGAAGCGCTGGTGGCCAACATGCTGCCCGAGCACGTGGCCAAGCACTTCCTGGGCACCAAGAAGCGAGACGAG GAGCTGTACAGTCAAGCCTACCAAGAAGCGGGCGTGATGTTCGCCTCCATCCCCAACTTCTCCGACTTTTACACCGAAGAGAGCATCAACAACGGCGGCATCGAGTGCCTGCGGATCCTCAACGAGATCATCTCCGACTTTGACGCC TTGCTGGACAAGGACGAGTTCCGCCACATCACCAAGATCAAGACCATCGGGAGCACCTACATGGCGGCTTCGGGACTCGCCCCAGAAAGCCACGCCAAGGTCCATCGGGTGTGCGGCGGCAGACTCGGAGGTACGGCGGAGTCGTGTGAGAAAGGTGTGGCCTGCGCGCAGCCGCCGGCGGAGGACTGGCGCCACCTCGCCGACCTGGCGGACTTTGCTTTGGCCATGAAAGTCACCCTGGACAACCTCAACAAGCAGTCCTTCAATAACTTCATGCTCAGAATCG GTGTGAATAAAGGCGCCGTCCTGGCCGGCGTGATCGGCGCTCGCAAACCTCATTACGACATCTGGGGAAACACGGTCAACGTGGCCAGCAGGATGGAGTCCACCGGCGTCATGGGAAACATTCAG GTGGTGGAGGACTGCTACCACATCCTCAAGGACCACGGCTTCCGCTTTGTGCGAAGGGGCCCCATTTTC
- the LOC144064192 gene encoding adenylate cyclase type 3-like isoform X5 → MSNRVCHFDAAQPVAATSEKLYQSYFRRQRRRNVPALLLFAALFNGFVVVTGAAAYGRRQGATLAAAAAGLLADAAFHELYRRRWLPASPVWRGGVPYLLWLTVSLHVLCYAGLRFGPASQAGDAVGWQAFFSFCLFLTLPLKLPALLLLSGISCGIHVLLLGGTVAQRSEDLDGPMLVRQLLANVMLYLCAAAAGAVWYRMSDGKYRTAFLEARQSLEVKLTLEEESTQQEELLLSILPKHIADEMLRGLQDRADPDRRRQPLQFNTMYMYRHEHVSILFADIVGFTQLSSTCSAQELVKLLNELFARFDKLAERHHQLRIKILGDCYYCICGLPDFREDHAACSIAMGLSMVEAISYVREKTKTDVDMRVGVHTGTVLGGVLGQKRWQFDVWSTDVTVANKMESGGIPGRVHISQSTKESLHGEFELEPGNGGERCEYLLDKGIATYLVVVPQKTAPQPRPKESAVLSTGTSRLLIDAAYNGNAASGAPESPSRREGYRSLAEHVINARLQRELRERETQQILKNVIRPVWLSFVDAELEAHFSSEKEKRSAAALGCCALVLLLVTAMEVFIDPLLTVNYVTLAIGEVLLLILSACSAAAFYPRFFSKKLVSFSLWLDRTRWARNTWAAAAIFVITMAVIADMLSCVPPRRRAVNGTLAPLGKCAENPKHYGSMAVAALMAAAVLVQVGHLIKLGLMALVVAATGAVNIHGWRDTYDLYDFVHFTSHGTPTVPSKYLMTAMTAVMMLCLYLFSRHSERQSRELFLWKVGVHRQKEKVLEMRRWNEALVANMLPEHVAKHFLGTKKRDEELYSQAYQEAGVMFASIPNFSDFYTEESINNGGIECLRILNEIISDFDALLDKDEFRHITKIKTIGSTYMAASGLAPESHAKVHRVCGGRLGGTAESCEKGVACAQPPAEDWRHLADLADFALAMKVTLDNLNKQSFNNFMLRIGVNKGAVLAGVIGARKPHYDIWGNTVNVASRMESTGVMGNIQVVEDCYHILKDHGFRFVRRGPIFVKGKGELLTFFMKGKGLAKENASHVLSTTTLPRQAVRDISPQDP, encoded by the exons ATGTCCAACCGGGTGTGTCACTTTGACGCGGCGCAGCCCGTCGCCGCCACTTCGGAGAAACTTTACCAGAGCTACTTCCGGCGCCAGAGGCGACGGAACGTTCCGGCGCTGCTGCTGTTCGCCGCCCTCTTCAACGGCTTCGTGGTGGTCACGGGCGCCGCAGCGTACGGCCGGCGCCAGGGGGCCACGCtggcggcggccgccgccggcCTGCTGGCCGACGCCGCCTTCCACGAGCTGTACCGGCGCCGGTGGCTCCCTGCTTCACCGGTGTGGCGGGGGGGCGTCCCGTACCTCCTGTGGCTGACGGTCAGCCTCCACGTGCTGTGCTACGCCGGGCTGCGCTTCGGCCCCGCGTCCCAAGCCGGCGACGCGGTGGGCTGGcaggcttttttctctttctgCCTCTTCTTGACCCTGCCGCTCAAGCTGCCGGCCCTGCTGCTTCTCTCGGGGATCTCCTGCGGGATCCACGTCCTGCTCCTCGGGGGGACCGTGGCCCAGAGGTCGGAGGACTTGGATGGGCCCATGCTGGTCCGCCAG CTCTTGGCCAACGTGATGCTGTACCTGTGCGCCGCCGCGGCCGGAGCGGTGTGGTACCGCATGTCCGACGGGAAGTACCGGACGGCCTTTTTGGAGGCGCGGCAGTCGCTGGAGGTCAAACTCACGCTGGAGGAGGAGAGCACGCAACAG GAGGAGTTGCTGCTGTCCATCTTGCCAAAACACATCGCCGACGAGATGCTGCGGGGCTTGCAGGACCGGGCCGACCCGGACCGACGGCGCCAGCCGCTGCAGTTCAACACCATGTACATGTACCGCCACGAACATGTCAG CATCCTGTTTGCCGACATCGTGGGCTTCACGCAACTGTCGTCCACTTGCAGCGCCCAAGAGCTGGTCAAGCTCCTCAACGAGCTCTTTGCCCGTTTCGACAAGCTGGCCGAG CGACACCATCAACTGCGGATCAAAATCTTGGGCGACTGCTACTACTGCATCTGCGGTCTCCCCGACTTCCGGGAGGACCACGCCGCCTGCTCCATCGCCATGGGACTCTCCATGGTGGAAGCCATCTC TTACGTGCGAGAGAAGACCAAGACGGACGTGGACATGCGAGTGGGCGTCCACACGGGGACCGTGCTGGGCGGAGTCCTGGGACAGAAGCGCTGGCAGTTCGACGTTTGGTCCACCGACGTCACCGTGGCCAATAAAATGGAGTCTGGCGGGATTCCCGG GCGGGTGCATATTTCCCAGAGTACCAAGGAGAGTCTGCACGGGGAGTTTGAACTGGAGCCTGGCAACGGCGGCGAGAGGTGCGAGTACCTTCTGGACAAAGGCATCGCCACGTACTTGGTGGTAGTTCCCCAAAAGACGGCGCCCCAACCGCGTCCAAAG GAGTCGGCCGTTTTGTCCACCGGAACGTCGCGGCTGTTGATCGATGCCGCGTACAACGGAAACGCGGCCTCCGGTGCTCCGGAATCGCCGTCTCGTCGGGAG GGGTACCGTTCGCTGGCGGAACACGTGATCAACGCACGACTCCAGCGGGAGCtccgggagagagagacgcagcAAAT ATTGAAGAACGTCATCCGTCCCGTCTGGCTGAGCTTCGTGGACGCCGAGCTGGAGGCCCACTTCTCCTCGGAGAAGGAGAAGCGGAGCGCGGCGGCCCTGGGCTGCTGCGCCCTCGTGCTGCTCTTGGTCACCGCGATGGAGGTCTTCATCGACCCGCT ACTGACGGTGAACTACGTGACGCTGGCCATCGGGGAAGTCCTCTTACTCATCCTGAGCGCGTGCTCCGCGGCGGCCTTCTACCCGCGG TTTTTCTCCAAGAAGCTGGTATCCTTCTCTCTGTGGCTGGACCGCACGCGCTGGGCCAGAAACACGTGGGCTGCGGCGGCCATCTTTGTGATCACCATGGCCGTGATCGCCGACATG CTGAGCTGCGTCCCGCCTCGTCGGCGGGCAGTCAACGGCACTTTGGCGCCGTTGGGCAAGTGCGCCGAGAACCCCAAGCACTACGGCTCCATGGCCGTGGCGGCGTTGATGGCCGCCGCCGTGCTGGTGCAGGTGGGCCACCTGATCAAGCTGGGCCTGATGGCGCTGGTGGTGGCGGCCACGGGGGCCGTCAACATCCACGGCTGGCGGGACACCTACGATTTGTACGACTTTGTGCACTTTACCTCCCACGG GACACCCACGGTCCCGTCCAAGTACCTGATGACTGCCATGACGGCGGTGATGATGCTCTGCCTCTATCTGTTCTCCCGCCAC TCGGAGCGCCAATCCCGGGAGTTGTTCCTTTGGAAGGTGGGCGTGCACCGACAGAAGGAGAAAGTGCTGGAGATGAGACGCTGGAACGAAGCGCTGGTGGCCAACATGCTGCCCGAGCACGTGGCCAAGCACTTCCTGGGCACCAAGAAGCGAGACGAG GAGCTGTACAGTCAAGCCTACCAAGAAGCGGGCGTGATGTTCGCCTCCATCCCCAACTTCTCCGACTTTTACACCGAAGAGAGCATCAACAACGGCGGCATCGAGTGCCTGCGGATCCTCAACGAGATCATCTCCGACTTTGACGCC TTGCTGGACAAGGACGAGTTCCGCCACATCACCAAGATCAAGACCATCGGGAGCACCTACATGGCGGCTTCGGGACTCGCCCCAGAAAGCCACGCCAAGGTCCATCGGGTGTGCGGCGGCAGACTCGGAGGTACGGCGGAGTCGTGTGAGAAAGGTGTGGCCTGCGCGCAGCCGCCGGCGGAGGACTGGCGCCACCTCGCCGACCTGGCGGACTTTGCTTTGGCCATGAAAGTCACCCTGGACAACCTCAACAAGCAGTCCTTCAATAACTTCATGCTCAGAATCG GTGTGAATAAAGGCGCCGTCCTGGCCGGCGTGATCGGCGCTCGCAAACCTCATTACGACATCTGGGGAAACACGGTCAACGTGGCCAGCAGGATGGAGTCCACCGGCGTCATGGGAAACATTCAG GTGGTGGAGGACTGCTACCACATCCTCAAGGACCACGGCTTCCGCTTTGTGCGAAGGGGCCCCATTTTC